One Asterias rubens chromosome 8, eAstRub1.3, whole genome shotgun sequence genomic window, ATCTACTCCAAATTATCTCTACACAGCTCTTTCGATAACTTAtaaaaacgttttttgttttgtacaataaCAACATGGTGTTTTAAATGGACTTATCTTATATACTGATCATAGCTTAATATAACTGCTTAAAACCCGTGTAAACCCTAATAGAGCCTAATGGCATACAAATTGTCGTATATATATGTAgcgtttgttttttgttttctctagtCAAAATTATGTGGAATTAAATAATGACTGTACATTCAGCAAAATAAAGgttttgtacaacaaaaaaCGGTAACTTGAAGAAACACATTGTATGTAAAGCTCGAGCAAAAACAAAGGTAGTGTTGCTGTCAAAATGGAATatgtataataatatataacGAATAACAAACTTAACATAAATGTTCGGTACAACGCGGGGAAACATTTCTTCTATTATACCcaatacaacaaattaaagGAAAACGGGTCTGTACATAAAACAATGGTAAACAAAATCTGCCTTTCCGAAAATTCCGCAAATTTATCTGCATAGTGCACAATCGGTTCGCAATCTTCCCGAAAATGAAACATTATAAACATAATATCCAATGCAAGTGATGATTAAGGACCTGAATCAATGCTTTTCATTGCCTTGATTCAGCGTGACATTATGCGTACTAAAAACCCACATGTTCCTAAAATTGATTTGCAGAACAAAATCCAATAGTATATAAGCTGCAAACGAGATAGATTTATATATTAACTCATCTgataaaaaaatacccaaataaCATttctgatacttcatggaggaaCAGGCAACCCTTGCCACCATACCTCTCGTCATTTGCATATTCCTGAATAAATTACAAAAGAAATATAATTTGCCTTTTGAAGGAGGTCCGTGCCGAGGGAAGAGAGGTACCTTTACCCCAagaattaatttaatatttcacAAGGTCTGACTTGTTTTCTTAATACttcatattattactatttaagAGCCAAATACAGGACAATCTTCCAGACAGTTACACTCCTTCTTTGTAATCGTTTAAAGTACCGATTTGACAAAATACATTAAGACTACAATTCTTATCTTATCATGCGCGACTCTTATagtattaattgtttttactcatttgtgAAGATGTtggtgaataaaaaacaaaattgtaaatattttcttaaattGATTCATCCAATTCTAAACATTTTCGGCCTATTTACTGTTTCTTACTCGCCACTCTGTTCCCGAGTTGAGTGGTGAAAATGTAAACCATTGTTCACACAACTATTATAACAAAACCACAAATCATCCATTGAAATCACAAGACACAATCATCAGattgtaataaataatacaattaaaagaaaacaaaattatagggTATTTAACCAAATTTGTCTTGAATACAACTGCTGTtttcatgtcttttttttcttcttttgaatcACCAAACCACCTTTTTACAGAGTGTACACCATTTGgtagctgcttaaaggcagtgtacactattggtaattactcaaaataattattggcgtaaaaccttacttggtaaacgagtaatggggagagattgatggtataaaacattgtgagaaacggctccttctgaagtgcatagttttcgagaaagaagtaactttccacgaatttgatttcgagacctcagaattagaacttgacgtctcgaaatcaagtatctgcaaacacaacttcgtgtgacaagggtgtttttactttcatagttttcttgcaacttcgacgaccaattgagctcaaattttcacaggtttgttatttcatgcatatgttgagatacaccaagtgggaagactgctctttgacaattacgtgtccaatgtctttaaaaggtTTTGGAGTTTTCTGATCTGAAAAGTTCCGTGTATTGATAAAAATCGACTGTATTCCAATGGAAATGTGTGACTTTCAGTGGCATTTTCAAAGTATTCAAGGTGCTCTTTTTGAACGTCTAAAAATTTTATGAAGAGAGTGCATTGTTAATGTGTACTTCCAttcaagttgacattttgttgaaaacgtctgtttgttctttttttgttttcgggTTCTGAAATTCTTCCATAAGACCTGAAAGTGAGCCCGGTGGACAATACTTTAAGTATTAGTTGATGCATGAACTTACAGAAACTAGGAAGACAGGGGAGACGTGCTAACCCCGTCCCAACACAAGTCACGATCAGCCTGCTGTTGTCCCTGCTTCATATAAATGGTCGACTGCTTCGCATAATCTTGGCAGCGCAGTAGCACAACATATGCAGATTACAGCAGGTGAAGACTTtgagggcacaatttcatagagctgcttaagcagaaaatgttgctcgacatgattctgctaagcagattgttcatgtgacatgtagtttggctggtaaccttattctgataagcacAGTTTTGGAAGTCCATGTACATATACAAGGGCATACTGAGTCTTCTACGTTGAACATCCAACAATGCATGGAATCTGTCCAGCATAGAGAATCGACTGTAGAGACAGAGCAGCTGCACAGCCTGCGAAGGTCAAGCAGAGCACACCTCAACGATGCGCCCCAAGTCACTTCAGCTGCCCTTTCGATACTCATCGGCCTGCTCTCCCCTAAAACGAAATGCCGGTTACGACATACTCAACACGAGCGACATTTTACCTAGTTCAACGCTCATCTGAAGGTCGGCTTATTGGCTTTCTTTGGACTCTTTTCAGCGGTAGAGGGAGCTGTTGCGGTGGCCTTGGCACCACTAGAGGCTGATTTCCTACCGAGAGACACGGTCCGTTTCACTTTATTTGAAGACTTTCCGAGTTCATTCAAGGAGGAGTTGCTGTTTGCAGCGCCGATTTCCTGCAACGAATCTTGACTTGTGTTAGGTTTACGACCCAGCTTGTGCATTATTTTACTAAGGGTGTTTTTGCTGGATTTCTTCGCAAGGTCCTCGGGCAAGCCACGCTTTCGAGCTTCTGGTGGGAGTGAAAGTGTTGATCCACGGTCGAACGACCCCAATGAGGAAGTGTCGTCCATGGAGTCTCGGGAGACGGTGAGCTTGGAACTGAGATTTAGACCGGAGTAGAGCGATGAGGTACGCGGTACCTGAACAGGTAAATCATAGGCGGAGTCCTGCTGCTCGTGGGCCGAATCGCCGTTTTCAGGCGTTTCCCCTGAGCGAACAGAACCGCCAAAAGACCCGTTGGAGTCAGCGCTTGCGTCCTGGTCAAGATCAACAGCGACCATGCTCGGGTCAACGGTGTGAGTCTTGCTTCCCTTCATTCCTTTTTGCGGAGTTGTCCTGGAATCATCCATATCAATAAGGCCAAAGCTGGCCGACCCCATCTTCAGAGGGTTTTTAGGGGCTGCTGAGGCATGCACGCTTCCAGGTGATCGGGTTCCCGACCGTGGAGTTGCATGATTCTTCGGCAACCATATTGGTTTCCTCGCTGGTGATGACTTCGCTTGGAAGCTCGCAGACTTTTGAACTGTTACCCTGGCACTCACTACTGACGCAGCTGATCTGACATTGGATCGCTCAGCGTGTTTAGGTGATGCACTTGAGCTACTGTCTTTCGAATCTGTACTGGCATTTTCCCTGTCATTACTCAAATAGTCAGTTTTCTGTTTTCGCTCAGTAGGGGTTTCACCGACAGACTTTGTCTTTTTAACGATTGTTTTCGTCACTGGTTTATTTGTCTTAGCAGCTCCAGCACGCACAGAGGATCTCGGTCCAGTGCTTGACGGCACTCTGTTGGACGCGGGCAGCGTTCGGCGTTCAGGGGCAGACCGATTAAACGGACTTGTTCTCGACACCGTGGATTTGGTTGTATTAGATCTCGCTGCCACACTGGAGTTAGGAGACCTTGTTGTTGGTGGGAGCGTCCTCGTGCTAGCAGTGCTTCTGAAGCTGCTGTTAGACGCGTTGGATCTTAGACTGGAAGCACGCGGTTTGCGGTCCGAGTCAGTACTGCAGGAAGACGCGGCCGAGTTGGATCGACTGACTCTCGTTGATGAGACCAACCCACTCGGTGACGCTTTTTTCTGTCTTCCGTATCCGGATGAGCTGAGAGAAGAGTGACTAGCAGTCGAGAGTGTCGACGAGTTGCTCTGAGATGATTCGCGTCTCTGTCGGATGTCGGATTTAGAGTCAGAACTCTCCGTGACGGGGAGAGACTCAGCACTGGCACGACGTGCCGTCCGAAGCAAGGCTCTCCCGGCCATTGAGGAGGACGGGGACGATGTGGAAGTGCGTGTGTTAGTCTTCGCCCGTGGGCTTGTTCTGGCAAGAGACTCGGTAGCACTCGTTTTAGGTGATGGACGAGTTTTAGTTGGTGAGCTTCTCTGAGTTGTGTTTCCTGGCTTCGGTGTTACACCAATATTCGTCCGAGGCACCGTACGGGATGATGGGAGAGTCTTTGAAGGTGTACTTTTGGGTGAAGCTCTACTGGGAGGAGATTTGTGAGGTGATGATGGAATTTCGTTCGCGTTTTCATCATTGGGAACTGGTCTGGATTTCAGACCAACTTTCTGAGCTTTGCCAGGATATTGTGGTCTTTTAGAGACGGATATCTTTTCTGATTGTGACCTGGCCACAGCATTACGCTTCTTAGGCTGATCTTTCAGAAAATACATGTCCTCgtctgttattttatacacTGTCTCAGTTTCTTGGCTATCTGATATTTCCCTCTCTTCGCTTTTGTCATCCCCGATGTCCTCCACGCGCATGTCGTCTGGAGATGACACCTTCATGTCGAGTATATCGCGTCGAATCTCAACTTGTTGTTGATCAATCGTTGCCCACATCTCGTCCTCGTTGAAGGCCTCGGCAAGAGCTTTCTTCTCCCTGTACTTGGCACGGATAGCCTCCAAGCCCTTCATGCGAGAAGAGTCTGCAGATGTTTTTCTTGGGGAGCCAAGCCCGTCGTCCGTTTCGTCCACACCAGCCATGATTTTCTCGATTGCCCGTCGCTCCTGGTGAATCTTTAGGCTGTATGACTCGGCGTAGCTCTCTAAGCCGTTGGCAAGTCCGGCTTCGATCGGTCTGTCGAGGAAGACGGTACTTCCGTGGTCCTCGTAGATTTCGGCAGCTTTCCTCCTCTGAGTCCGTTCCTCTTTATGCTTCGGAGTGTCCCACGTGAAGCTATTCGTCCTCCATCGTGAGTATCGCTGCTTTTGGTTAACCTCTTTGACATTCGGGTCATCCCTGGAACGATTTATCTCCCGGGATGTCAAGTGTGACTCGACGGTATCCAGAGCAGCTTCAACATCAACCGCTTGGACTCTGCTCTGCCAGTTGGAGACTTTATCTTCCACTGAGATTTCACCATCGTCACCTTCGCCTGGCAAGGTCGACTCAGTAGTTGACGCGAGAAGGCTCTCAACCTGTCTCGTGGCTTTCCGAATTTCCATGGCAGCCCTCCGGACGTCCGTGGTATTCAACTCACTTTGGCTCCGCCTTAGAAGTTTCCTTCGCGCAGGAACACCGTCCGTAGAACTGTTTGTACTGCTATTAGATTTAGCATCGTTTGTTTCGGTTTTATCTCCTCGCACTGTTCCGTTGAGTTCCATATCTTTCAATTCAGGAGCCTCAACTCTAGTGAGAGGTGACTGGTCAGAGTTTACTTCCTGTTTGATGTCCGTTGCTACATTGTCCATTTGTTTCACCTCTTGTGATTCACTATCCACCATTAATTGACCATACTTGGCAAGGCGGTCCTTTTTTATTTCGGCACTGGCTTTATCAGTTCTGCTTTCCAAACCGGAGTTATTCAAAACATAATCCACGTCAGAGTGTGATATCTCACTTCTTGCTCTCCTAGTGATTTTCAGAGGCGCCATGGGGTTTCGCGCACCGTCTTCCCTCATGAGCTCTCTGATTCGCTCCCTCTCCTTGGTTACTGCAAGCTGAGTGGCCACTTTCCTAAGACTAGCAGATTGTTGCTCAGTTTCTACAGTATCCGCATTTGGAACATCGCGTCTAGACTGTGGTGGGGAGTGACTCGGCGAATCACAACGTTCTCTTGTGTCAATCGAGGTCAAGTCGATGCTCTTCCTGTTGCGTCTACCGCTCCTCCTAATGCTTCCATCTCTCTTCAGGCTCTCAAACTGCGCAAGGGCCTCGCTGTCGTTTCCCTGGGCCAGCATGTCGAAGAGTGAATCATCATCTGCCGATAGAGGGCGTGGTGCTTGTGATCTCTGTCGCTTTACCACGAGTGTGTTTCCAGGAGAGTCTTCCTTGCTACTTGTTGAGCTCCAAGTACCCGTACTGTTGAAGCCACTGTCACTGTCGTCAACGACTACTTTAGGGGCGGCACTTACCGCCTCAGCCGCGCTCTCGGTAATCGCATTCAGATTCTGCTCAAACTTCTGCTTTGATCTTCTGAGTGAAGAGGCCCTGACTAAGGGGGAGCTTGGGTCGCCTTCCAGAGGGCTGCAAGGAGACTTCGGCCGGGTGTCTTCTACATCTATCTCTGGCTTGGCCTTACGGGATGAGATCCCGATCTTTCCAAGAAGTTTGTCCACGATGGAGCTGGACTCCTTCCCGCCAGGTAGGCTCGCACTTCTTGTGATTTTGGGCTTGCCATCTTTCCTCTTGTGGGACTTCTGCTCCTCTCGTTGTTTCCTTCTCTGCTCTGACTTGAGATCTTGAATCCGCCATGTTTCGTTTTCCTAAAGAAATGAGTAAGAACGAGAAATATAAAGTTCAGTTACCTCGATAATAAAGACATCTGCAGAAATATATTTGATCGTCTGatagtgtaatttttttaaaccaaacaaaGGCAGGTTCTCTAAAAGGGTTCAACTGTCATTCAGTTAGTAAACttttcacaaacaaaatgcGTTTTTCattaaataccttttcggtaagtaaacaaacaaaatctattgaggttttcaaaataaaatgggtcttgtaaattatttattcaaagTACATCCCTTCCTCCACACATTTGTTTGTGGCGGCGAATGTCTCAACAGTTAGAACACATGTTTGAGTCCCCCTCTAGTAAAGTTGTCTTCGCtaaaccccaaattatttatggctgcgtttttaaaaatgtatttgaaaACGTTTAGTTCTATCAGCAGAACAACTAAATGATATAAAAGCAGTCAGGAACAATGATCTAATCAATCTTTAGATCTAGAGCAGCCTGACCTCAAAGTGTTAATCGAATAAGAGTTTGATCCAATTGAACTTACCGAAACGGCCTTCTTAAATTTCTGGCAGAATATCTTGAAGGTTGTGATACATTCCTCTAGTTTAAAGGTTGTGCTGTCTTCACAGAAGTACTCTGCAATGCTGACTCGCATCCTCTCAACAAAGGCTAACATCTCCCGGACTTCGTCTGTGTCATCACGGGCAGTCTAAAAGAAATCGAAGACAACTTTTGAAAGTCTTATTCTGAGAGGAAGGTTGACTTACTGTTGAAAATTTTTGGTTAGATGAGCTGAGACATTTATGTTAAGGGGAATGGaggagaaagtgtagatttgttGATATAATGTACAAGAGGTTTTATACCACTTTTGTCAAAAAGGAGTTTGCTCATGAAATAACTCTGATTAAAATCAACTCAACATCAATGAGTGCATGGATTCTGTCTACATTTTTAACCGATGTTTTTCTGAAATGTTCTTAATTTCTTGAGAAGAAATATCACGTACCTTAAGGAAGACTTGGATCTGATCCTTGACTTCTGCAATGTCTTCATTGTCCTCTGCCATCTGAGACGCAATCACAGACACTTTCTCATCTAGCACCTTAATGTCGGCAGCAAGCTGATCTATGGAAAACCTGgagcaaaataaacaacatattTAGGGTGGTTGAAAAGATAATTTTTGGGATTGTGTAATTTTTCCTGGGTACTTTTTTAATCTGTTTGAAATATCTGTTTGGGTGTCTCTTAGAATTCAGTCTTCACGATTCTATATTGTCTaagctttttttaaagtttttttttacaatctgtACAGTTTGTTTTCTGTGGTGACCTTTTAATGACCGTTGAAATTTTTGTAACTACAAATTGTATCGCCATTTTAACCCGATCACCATTGGAAATCGAACTATCTCTGTTATAAAATTGTAGACcatctaaaaaataatttatataataAGTGAACAGCAAGCTTAAAGAAGCTACTCATTGTGGTAATGGATTGCTGTAAGTTGAATCAGGTTTCGGATTTTCTAAAACTACAAACCTGGAAGCTTCTTCTAGATGGGTCAACTCGTCTGGGAAGTTGAGTAAATTCTTGTCCTTCTGTTGTGCttgctgtgaaaaaaatgtacatgagATGTTTTGAATAATGGCATTTTAGTGTTTCTTTTTTACTAGATCAAAAATGCAGTTTAGTAAATGGCTTCTTTCTCAAGAGCTTCTGTTTTGGCCAACTTGTCAGTGTCAAAATCTTAAAGAATGCACACAAAACATATTTTAGGCCTACATGCATacgatttggggttgaacaaagataagTTGACTaatacaggatttgaaccaacgacctctgactcacttttttttgccaaaatagggagaccgcaaaCATAGGGCTAAATAacttaatgggagactttccaacgctaggtggcagcagacttaccgggtaaatttccattgttaacgTGGTTCtaaacatgcgcataattccgAGAATaatggctttacccggtaagtctgctgccacctatcgtcccagaaagtctcctattggttgagCGCCAGTACGTTAAACCGTATAGGttgctggttcgaatcccattctagtcaattttcttatttcaacccaaaattatttaacaatttacccagtcagtctTACATGAAGGTTTCTAACTCAAACACATTGTAAAATATTAAACACAAAGCATTATACTTACAGTGGCAACATAGTGCATCAGATTCATTCGTGGTTTGTTGGCTCTTGTCtccactaatttcaacaaagAAGACACTTTGAAACCGACAGCGTTTCCAGCATAGCCACCCtgaagaaacaaacaaagttttttaaagtttcaaaacaaagaaacaatcaaatttcatgaaatgtattgttttgaaaaaacaagTAATATTTCGACCGACCTACCCACGTttcgataaaaaaacaaaacaactttgaaaTATGATAACTCTGAAATGCCTCCAGTATTAGTTTGTTAATTAATGTTGTCGTCTGTCTGTAATTAAATACCCCCACACTATACTTCGGCAACGTAAAGTCGATATTTCTCAGAACCTGACAGAAGGAATGttaacaatatttgtttaattggtGTTTGCATTTCCTGTGATGGAATTAGATTCCCTATGACCTCCCTCAGTAATAAAATCGTTTGTGCCGACGGTaatatgtttgtgtttaaatatgtgcttaaagacagtggacactattggtaattgtcaaagactagccttcacggttaatgtgtatctcaacatatgcataaaataacaaacctgtgaaaatttgagctcaatcggtcatcaaagttgcgagataataatgaaagaagaaaacacccttgtcacacgaagttttgtgcgtttagatggttgatttcgagacctcaagttctaaacttgaggtctcgaaatcaaattcgtggaaaattacttctttctccaaaactatagcacttcagagggagctgtttctcacaatgttttataccaccaacctctccccattacttgtcaccaagaaaggttttatgctaataattattttgagtaattaccaatagtgtccactgcttttaacaaCCGAAtccattcagaatagtcaaaTGTTAAACAAATCAAGACACTCAAGAACAAAGTACTATGCATTACTTTGCAGCCTCGAATAAACTATATATAATTAAGATCAGTTGGTTTCAATGGCTTGTCCTGA contains:
- the LOC117293584 gene encoding formin-J-like; translation: MRQWHNFPGDILSMSSKLKKERFRFSLILGELKQSTAVPYKTTLVAFINCVLAATEPLHDRIRIRNELVGLKLLDVLSDLRKSETEDGDLIEQLEYFDETKVNDEEQFSVPQGVDLNNPVDVFNTIFEQVCDTPHVTPFLTILQHLLQIEPTNPLSDTVWDAAEKLVHKAVLLENKDQFEKLLKVGERELVKTVASYKKSKTGGSRKSSGEESNVVGSHGSSGDTTMPPLENRKRTGTASATERMSGSLDQSAIISPESSRMGIHNDSQCRVNEDAVNGDFGKRNSQMESCPAPPPPPPPPAPPSLGGAPPPPPPPLPPGVGPPPPPPPPPGGVPPPPPGGMGLSSYHSAPSIPSSSAIPSVKPKMRMRTLNWSKLAPHKVMNGNSIWAKVNEMQNGIIVDWDVAEELFCQQMKNKTQIDGKEEKTQKKKDSMEMINLLDGRRSLNVNIFLRQFKSTNEVIVKLIKQGKSEAIGAEKLKSLLKILPESEEVEMLNTFNGDRSRLGPAEKFYTLVINIPFYKLRVESMLLREEFASNMDYLIPSIGCIIEACKEILSSSSLREILYLVLLTGNFLNTGGYAGNAVGFKVSSLLKLVETRANKPRMNLMHYVATQAQQKDKNLLNFPDELTHLEEASRFSIDQLAADIKVLDEKVSVIASQMAEDNEDIAEVKDQIQVFLKTARDDTDEVREMLAFVERMRVSIAEYFCEDSTTFKLEECITTFKIFCQKFKKAVSENETWRIQDLKSEQRRKQREEQKSHKRKDGKPKITRSASLPGGKESSSIVDKLLGKIGISSRKAKPEIDVEDTRPKSPCSPLEGDPSSPLVRASSLRRSKQKFEQNLNAITESAAEAVSAAPKVVVDDSDSGFNSTGTWSSTSSKEDSPGNTLVVKRQRSQAPRPLSADDDSLFDMLAQGNDSEALAQFESLKRDGSIRRSGRRNRKSIDLTSIDTRERCDSPSHSPPQSRRDVPNADTVETEQQSASLRKVATQLAVTKERERIRELMREDGARNPMAPLKITRRARSEISHSDVDYVLNNSGLESRTDKASAEIKKDRLAKYGQLMVDSESQEVKQMDNVATDIKQEVNSDQSPLTRVEAPELKDMELNGTVRGDKTETNDAKSNSSTNSSTDGVPARRKLLRRSQSELNTTDVRRAAMEIRKATRQVESLLASTTESTLPGEGDDGEISVEDKVSNWQSRVQAVDVEAALDTVESHLTSREINRSRDDPNVKEVNQKQRYSRWRTNSFTWDTPKHKEERTQRRKAAEIYEDHGSTVFLDRPIEAGLANGLESYAESYSLKIHQERRAIEKIMAGVDETDDGLGSPRKTSADSSRMKGLEAIRAKYREKKALAEAFNEDEMWATIDQQQVEIRRDILDMKVSSPDDMRVEDIGDDKSEEREISDSQETETVYKITDEDMYFLKDQPKKRNAVARSQSEKISVSKRPQYPGKAQKVGLKSRPVPNDENANEIPSSPHKSPPSRASPKSTPSKTLPSSRTVPRTNIGVTPKPGNTTQRSSPTKTRPSPKTSATESLARTSPRAKTNTRTSTSSPSSSMAGRALLRTARRASAESLPVTESSDSKSDIRQRRESSQSNSSTLSTASHSSLSSSGYGRQKKASPSGLVSSTRVSRSNSAASSCSTDSDRKPRASSLRSNASNSSFRSTASTRTLPPTTRSPNSSVAARSNTTKSTVSRTSPFNRSAPERRTLPASNRVPSSTGPRSSVRAGAAKTNKPVTKTIVKKTKSVGETPTERKQKTDYLSNDRENASTDSKDSSSSASPKHAERSNVRSAASVVSARVTVQKSASFQAKSSPARKPIWLPKNHATPRSGTRSPGSVHASAAPKNPLKMGSASFGLIDMDDSRTTPQKGMKGSKTHTVDPSMVAVDLDQDASADSNGSFGGSVRSGETPENGDSAHEQQDSAYDLPVQVPRTSSLYSGLNLSSKLTVSRDSMDDTSSLGSFDRGSTLSLPPEARKRGLPEDLAKKSSKNTLSKIMHKLGRKPNTSQDSLQEIGAANSNSSLNELGKSSNKVKRTVSLGRKSASSGAKATATAPSTAEKSPKKANKPTFR